In Pecten maximus unplaced genomic scaffold, xPecMax1.1, whole genome shotgun sequence, the genomic window aataaccaagagtcccagggagttgatattgggtctgtagcatactggggtgaagggctaccaagtttgttcaaatgaatgaccttgaccttcattcaaggtcacgtcgatcaagtatgcttaaatctttaaatgacttttagtgaaaagccaaagtgcagagagacattatattggtcctgtagcatgctttcaaataactgcaggatccatatatgaaaagatcactgcattgcaggtgagcgatttgggcccattgggcccttgtttctATTTAACATCGATGTTAAGATTTGTTGAAAAACTGGATGTCCTTTCTCtattttgatagatttttaTATCACCACATCTGACtcaataaatcaattaaaatatatatattagatattttttgttaccagtattatttgatatatcatatacatgtgatgtacatgtatgcatttatattttaaactaGACAAAGATAAACGGGGAATTTATTTCAAGAAGGGAACTGTCCAGTATGGTGGCAAAACACTGCAGTGCCATTTCAGTCCCTGAACCATCCAAAAGGTAAGATTGCAGATGTAAAAACAAATcacattttttgaaaaaagatatttaatatTGAGTTGCTGTCAACCAACATTTTTTGTAACAATTCTATGAATACCAATGTACTTTCAGACTTGTATATTTTTCATCCCCTGCTTCATCAAAATGGGGTATATCAATTTGGGTTTGTCCTTCTGTCAACAATAACTGCTACAATTGGTAATGGTAAGTTGGTAACATGCTTAAAAGCCTTTTAAGGGCTCTGCCAAGTTAGATTGCCACTGTTGCCAAACTATATTTGGTGGAGTTTTGGCCCCTTCATTATCAAAGATCATTTTCTGTcttttccatgcaataactgcAACACATGTTAACACATTTTCTCCAAAACCGGTAATAAGCTTAAAAGCCTTAAATGGTTGGCCAAGTTTGATTGCCACTTTTGCCAGACTTCATTTGACGGAGATATGGCCCCTTCATTAACTAAAAGACTGTCTTTTCGTAAAAAAAACTGCAACAAAGGATAACAGATATTCTTCAAACTTGGTAACAAGGTTAAATGCCTTAAGGGAAAGGCCAAGTTCTATTTCTACTTTTGCCAAACGTTATTGGATAGAGTTATGGCCTCTTCATTCATCATTCTCTTGCTATGATGACATGTTTAAAATTTACCTagataatttcattaaattgtttgttttctgtatacacaCATTTAGTAAAAGTACTGTGACAGCATCAAACATTAAAGGTTTACATCCTTACATAATGTTTCTTTGTTTCTCCTTTTATTGGGGAGGGGGGTCACAATTGGGGATTAGGAGatcataaaaagaaaaaaaatatttaccttttttAGTGGGTCATCAAAGGGCATCTTGGAAAGAACTTGTGATGCTTGTGGAATCACTTCAAGCCCACTTGAATGTTATGCCAGAGCCACCACAAAAGAAACCTAGACATCCATATCCGTATGTTGTTATATCTGTTTTTTGTCATTCATATTAATTTATTGTCATCATGTAGTTTTTTGAAATGTCCATTATAATGTTGTTATCGTAAATAGTAATGTGATTGATAGATAGATCCACCATTGGATATAACACATTTCATGAGGAAggcagaatatcaaaatatttcaggCGTGATGGTATGACCCATTTGAAGTTTAATCAAgttgatatattattttatcCCTTTTAAAATGCACTATATGTTTATTGTATTTGTCTTTAAGAaaccatttgtttattttttcaataacttgttatatacattatgggtgacattaatttgtatttaatagCATATTGCCTTCCTTTATTTCAGAAGCCGATTTCACAATTCAGGACAACAGACAATGGGACCACCAGCTGTCGTTCAAACACCACCTTCTAACATCCCAACACCTGTCCCTCCTGCTTCCACCCTAACACCTGCGCCTTCTAACATCCCAACACCTGTCCCTCCTGCTTCCACCCTAACACCTGCGCCTTCTAACATCCCAACACCTGTCCCTCCTGCTTCCACCCTAACACCTGCGCCTTCTAACATCCCAACACCTGAACCTCCTATAACACCTGATCATGAACCTCAAGCAGCGGATGCCATATCTTCAGAAACGACAGGGATGGCAAGAAAAAGACTCCACATTGAGCATTTGCTAGACAATGAAGTATTGAAATTGTTCTATATTTATATGACTactaattttaaatttttcgtACCTGCTATTGATAGTGCACTTGAAAAGTTTGCAAATTGCAAAGAAAGTATTATAGTTTCAGATTAAAAGGCATGGTGGTCTGTTGGTAGGACAGTAGACTAGTTGTTGAGAGGTCTTTTCAATCCCTGCATAGGcagtgttgtatccttgaacaaacTACTCTTACCCTACTTATCCCGATTGTCTTAGCTATAAATGAGTACATGGTAGGGCAGTgcaaaaaatgttgatttttggCTAGTGGTAAAAGGTCCAATACTCATGGATAGTAATTTGTAAACTGCTATGAATGAGAACTGCCTTGAGACAGCTATGTTATGGTAAAATTGAAATACTATATTATTAAATTTGATTTACCCTGAGCTCTGTCATAaggaaacaatataaaaatttACATATGTCAATAGTAGCTGAATTGTATCAGTAACTGAATCATTATTtgacaagaaatatctttaaaaaagataaacggcatagttttaatggtgttggttataatgtaaaactgctggtgaaataaattaacaaactaatgggtttcagcacggataacaaaattatatcggtttgaatcatttttggtgacaATAatactgcatttgaatcaggaatataattttattaatatgtcatttggaaagatacatccacttattcagcttgcatttaatcctaactttgtttcgtttttaactgcatatctgcattttgcatttccctgtacattgaccaatcacatacttcatttgaccagtaacgccacctgtcgcgtcatatccggggcaaaaagaatattatacggctatgccgaaaaaacaAGTCACTGTTGTTTACGATTTGTAAAGTACTGTATAGTAAATACCCCCAAAATAAATGGTAATTTTCAGGTGTTCTTCCTATTAAAGGAAACAGATTTTATGCCATTTTTGTGAATTCTTACGATCAAGAACTAGTTTGAAGGTATATCTGAATAAAAGTTTGATGCATTTACTTGCAGGATTGCATAGACTATGACTCTATCATGAGAGTTCTAGGAACCTGTGGATGGGAAGAATTTTTGACCCTGGCGGATACTGTTCTCCCACTTATTGACGACGTC contains:
- the LOC117321467 gene encoding sulfated surface glycoprotein 185-like; protein product: MLVESLQAHLNVMPEPPQKKPRHPYPSRFHNSGQQTMGPPAVVQTPPSNIPTPVPPASTLTPAPSNIPTPVPPASTLTPAPSNIPTPVPPASTLTPAPSNIPTPEPPITPDHEPQAADAISSETTGMARKRLHIEHLLDNEDCIDYDSIMRVLGTCGWEEFLTLADTVLPLIDDVKTSLCVNFDMQLLFDVDRRYKDFVPSTVGNRVCLTTRADGNCLFNSFSLALYGDQAHASYLRLCSMINMKDRLVEYSKYRFSTFTCCVS